One genomic segment of Mastomys coucha isolate ucsf_1 unplaced genomic scaffold, UCSF_Mcou_1 pScaffold22, whole genome shotgun sequence includes these proteins:
- the Spink2 gene encoding serine protease inhibitor Kazal-type 2 produces the protein MLRLVLLLLATDFAAPHEPLDSSNSPIIKRSQFRTPDCDHFDIPACPRNLNPVCGTDMKTYGNECTLCMKIREDGSHINIIKDEPC, from the exons ATGCTGAGACTGGTGCTGTTGCTTCTGGCCACAGACTTTGCAG CTCCTCATGAACCTCTCGACTCTTCCAATTCTCCGATCATAAAGAGGTCACAGTTCAGAACA CCAGACTGTGATCATTTTGATATCCCAGCATGTCCCAGGAACCTCAACCCTGTGTGTGGAACAGATATGAAGACTTATGGGAATGAATGTACCCTGTGCATGAAAATCAG GGAGGATGGGAGCCATATTAATATTATCAAAGATGAGCCATGCTGA